The Diceros bicornis minor isolate mBicDic1 chromosome 31, mDicBic1.mat.cur, whole genome shotgun sequence genomic sequence TGGGGCCACCCGTGTCGCCCACCCTCCTCCTGCCTGAGGGGCCAGGGTCCTGACGCCCCATTCCGCCCCCAGTGCAGGGCTCACGACCTGGAAAGAATGTACAGCTGACGGAGAACGAGATCCGTGGTCTGTGCCTCAAATCCCGGGAGATTTTCCTGAGCCAGCCAATTCTTCTGGAGCTGGAGGCGCCCCTCAAGATCTGTGGTGAGCCCCGTGCCCAGGCTCCTTTGCTTCCTGCAAGTGGCATTGGCCCCTAGAGTCCCTGGATCCCTTTTCTTGAGCCCAACCCTGGCCCTGGATTCAAGTCTCTACCCTGCACCTAGTGCTGACCCCGGTTCCCTGGGTCACAGGTGACATCCACGGCCAGTACTACGACCTTCTGCGGCTGTTCGAGTATGGTGGCTTCCCTCCAGAGAGCAACTACCTCTTCCTGGGGGACTATGTGGACCGGGGCAAGCAGTCTTTGGAGACCATCTGCCTGCTGCTGGCCTATAAGATCAAGTACCCCGAGAACTTCTTCCTGCTCCGTGGGAACCACGAGTGTGCCAGCATCAACCGCATCTATGGCTTCTATGATGAGTGTGAGTGGGCTGGGTGTCTGGGGCTGCCCAAGTCCTGAAGAGCTCTCCCCGCTATCCAGTGGGGCCCTCACATTGTCCTGGTGGTAGGGATATCAGTGTCTGACAGACACCTGCTGGACTGCGAGCTCCGTGAAGGCAGGGCCCTGCCCTCCTGGCCTGGGGCCTGGCACTCGGGAGGGGTCTGGTGAATGGTTGCTGACTGAAGAGCTGACCATATTTTCATGCAGGGCCCTGCCTGCTAACACTCCCTCCGGCACATCCGTTACTTAAGCACATAGGATGCCTATCTGGACTGGACTCTGTGGGCCAGAAGCTGAGATAAACCAGACCTGGTCTTGGCCTggccctgctcctgctcacggggTGGGTGCCAAACCTGAGGTTGTTCCAGATTGGAACTCTAGGTTCCTGTGCACTCAGCTGCTTTAGAATTCCTCTTAGAAGGCTGGTAGGCAGTGGGGTGGGGTTGGAGGTTTCCCTTCTTGCCTTCCACTCTCTTCTCCCAGCTGTGTCTGAACAGCCCACGAAGTGCCTGGGAGGGCCCAGAGACCCAGGCTGAGGGTCAGGCAGACAGGCCTCCTCATGAGCCATCTCCTTACTCTGGGCAGGCAAGAGGCGCTACAACATTAAACTGTGGAAAACCTTCACCGACTGCTTCAACTGCCTGCCCATCGCTGCCATTGTGGATGAGAAGATCTTCTGCTGCCATGGAGGTGAGGGCGGCTCTGGGGTACCTGCTGAGGGAATGCTTGGGGAGGAGGAGCCTGGCCACATCCCTGGGGGCCTTGGGATGAAGAGAGTGCCTGGAACAGGTCTCCCTGGCGTCTGGGCTCGCATATCCCTTCTTCCAGGAAGTCCCCCTGCACCCCAGTGTTAGGCCGCACTCGCTCCCCTGTTGTGGCCTCAGCATCCAGCATGGAATTCACTTGTCTCCTTTCTCCAGGGAGCTGtgtgctccctgagggcagggacttgaaGAGGCAGGTGATGAGTTCTGCCTGCCTGGGCTCCCAGGAGACAGCCAGGTGGTACGGGGGAGGCAGAGGCTGACTGCACATGCTGTCTGGAGGAGGGGGTCCTTGTTTTGAGGCTTATTTGAGGAAGCGTCCTATGCTCTGCACCCCCCAGGCCTGTCCCCCGACCTGCAGTCGATGGAGCAGATCCGGCGTATCATGCGGCCCACGGATGTGCCTGACCAGGGGCTGCTCTGTGACCTGCTGTGGTCCGACCCTGACAAGGACGTGCAAGGCTGGGGCGAGAACGACCGTGGTGTCTCCTTTACATTCGGGGCTGAGGTGGTGGCCAAGTTCCTGCACAAGCACGATCTGGACCTCATCTGCCGGGCGCATCAGGTGGGCTGGCAGCTCTGGGCCGGTGGGAACGGGGCCTGGGCAGCCAGCACCTGCTGAACTAACCGCCCCCATCCTCCTCCAGGTGGTAGAAGATGGCTATGAGTTCTTTGCCAAGCGGCAGCTGGTGACACTTTTCTCAGCTCCCAACTACTGTGGCGAGTTTGACAACGCAGGCGCCATGATGAGTGTGGACGAGACGCTCATGTGCTCCttccaggtggggctggggaggaaggggcTGGTGGTCCCTGGCGTGGCCCCGTGAGCTGACCAGCTTTGTCTCTCTTAGATCCTCAAGCCCGCCGACAAGAACAAGGGGAAATACGGGCAGTTCAGTAGCCTGAACCCTGGAGGCCGGCCCATCACCCCACCCCGCAACTCCGCCAAAGCCAAGAAATAGCCTCGGTGTGCCCGCCCTCTGCCCCAGATGGTGGATTGTACAGAAATCACACAGCCGTGGGGCGTCACACTGGCTCCCCAGGCCTACCCATTATGGGGAACGCGGAGCCttggtgtatttttcttttttttaatgaatcaatAGCAGCGTCCAATCCCCCAGGGCTCCCTCTGCCTGTGCCTGCAGTGGCTGCAAGCAGGATCCTGGGGCTGAGGCTGCAGCTCAGGGCAAAGCAGGGCCAGATCGTGGGTCTCCAGCCCTGCTTGGCCTCATGGCTGGCAGCTGGATCCTGGGGCAACCCATCTGGTCTCTTGAATAAAGGTCAAAGCTGGATTCTCGCCCTGGCCTCTGTCTCCCTTGTCCCAAACACTGGGCCTGGCAGCGCTTCCACCCAGAGCTACTTGGGAGGGCAGGCTTACTGGGCAAGAGGCCCTAGCCAGGGCAATCCCAGCCACAAATTCAGGTCCACAGGGGCTCTCAGAATTCCAAGCCAGGGCCAAAGaatatcaggaaaaaaacaagtcTGTGCCAGCCACAGCAGATCACAGAGGTGTGCCCAGAATTGAAAGGAGGGACAGGTCATGATTGGCAGAGAAAGTGGATCAGCAGGGGCCAGCAGCCccactgtgatttttttcttagggAGGTAGGCTTGAGGAACGCAGGGGTCCTAGCCCGGGCCACATGGTTGGAGTAAGAAGCAAGGGACTTCCCATCGGATGGCAGCTCAGCGCCAAGCCTGGGAACACACATGATTGGTTGGGGGTTGGAGGGCGATGACAGGACCCAGGCCAGTCGCTGATAGCCGGGTGGggcctgaggagacggcagggccagcCAGCGGAGCTCCAGCACAGCCCACCTTTA encodes the following:
- the PPP1CA gene encoding serine/threonine-protein phosphatase PP1-alpha catalytic subunit, encoding MSDSEKLNLDSIIGRLLEVQGSRPGKNVQLTENEIRGLCLKSREIFLSQPILLELEAPLKICGDIHGQYYDLLRLFEYGGFPPESNYLFLGDYVDRGKQSLETICLLLAYKIKYPENFFLLRGNHECASINRIYGFYDECKRRYNIKLWKTFTDCFNCLPIAAIVDEKIFCCHGGLSPDLQSMEQIRRIMRPTDVPDQGLLCDLLWSDPDKDVQGWGENDRGVSFTFGAEVVAKFLHKHDLDLICRAHQVVEDGYEFFAKRQLVTLFSAPNYCGEFDNAGAMMSVDETLMCSFQILKPADKNKGKYGQFSSLNPGGRPITPPRNSAKAKK